TTCCTTGGCTTTTTTGGTGTAATACGGGGGATCAAAAAAGATCAGGTCCGGCTTTTTGTCAAGGGGCCAGGTGCGTTTTTGCGGATTCCAGTGATGGTATTCGATTTCCGGGCGGCCCTCTGATGGGGCCAGATCAAAGGCCCGGCATTTTCGTTCAAACGCCAGGCAGACATCCGGGACAACGCCGCCGCCGGCCATAGGGTCCAGGACCAGGTCGCCGGGTTCTGTAAAATAGAACAGGGTGTGGGCGACCAGCTGGGCAGGGATGCGGCCGGGCCAGTCATCTCCGAATCTGTCATCACATTCGTTGAAATGCCATTGATCCCAGGTGCGAAGGCCCCATTCAAGGGCTTTGAATTTTTCCTGATCTGTCTTTCCTTCAAGTCTCAATGCCCAGGCAAGCGCCAGTTCCATGTTGTAATGGCCGGCAATGTATTCCATGTCCCGGCCCTGGGAGAGCAGATTATTAATTTTACCAAAAATGGTATTATTAATAATTTGCGCCACCCGGCCCTGGGTCATCTGTGTTGTCCGGGCGATCTTTTCCTGGGTCCATCCAAGGCGGCTGAGCCGGATAATAATGCTGTCCCTGTTTGTTTTTTGCCGGGCGCGGATATCAGTGATCCATGCGTTGACGGTCTGCTGGATCACACCCATTTTTTCTGCCAGGGCCGTTTCAGTATATCTGCATTTCGGGTCTGATGATGCAATGTCCCTGGCAATGCGCTTTTTATCGGCCAGGGTCAGCCGGTCGCCATGGCTGGTGTTGTTCCGGGCCGACTCCAGGAGCAGCTCTGTTTTGGCGGCTTCGTAGTCCAGGACCGCGTCCTGGTAATGGATCACGGGGATGTCCGTGCGGCCGGCCTGCCTGAACGCGTGCCACCGGTGCACCCCGTCGATGAGGATCAGCACGATGGCCAGCAGATCCCCGCCCGGGGTGTAGTTGACCACCCGCTGCACCATGACCGCCGGAAACTGGGCCCCGATGGACAACGCCTCCACATACGCCTCCACGGTCTTCTGGTTGACGGCTGAGCGCGGATAAACCGCTTCATCCCATATCAGCTCCTGGATTTTCATTTCGGGGTCTGCGTTACGTGTGACCTTTAGGTTATTGTAGTTATTGGGGGGTTGGGTATTGGGGCCTCGGACTAACGGGAGCTAATTATTGCCGGAGGGCAAAATCGATTACCTTAGGAAGCGGGGTCTGACCCTGGTAAGTATTTGTTTCTATAGGAAAATGAGTCAAATATTGGCTGTTTTTTCCTCTTAGTGCCTGGTTTTTGGGGTCAAAAAGTGGATTTTAAGGATTTTGCCTGGGGTCAGGCTTAAAAAAGTTTCGAAAATGGAGACGCGGAGCCATGCTGCTATAATGCTTTCTTGCTCAACTTGCTGCATTGTTTTATGCTCGGATGTTTAAGGCTTTTCCGGACGGTGGGTCGTCAGCCCTCAAGTATAAGCTCTCACAGAAGCTATGGT
Above is a window of Desulfotignum balticum DSM 7044 DNA encoding:
- a CDS encoding MerR family transcriptional regulator; this translates as MKIQELIWDEAVYPRSAVNQKTVEAYVEALSIGAQFPAVMVQRVVNYTPGGDLLAIVLILIDGVHRWHAFRQAGRTDIPVIHYQDAVLDYEAAKTELLLESARNNTSHGDRLTLADKKRIARDIASSDPKCRYTETALAEKMGVIQQTVNAWITDIRARQKTNRDSIIIRLSRLGWTQEKIARTTQMTQGRVAQIINNTIFGKINNLLSQGRDMEYIAGHYNMELALAWALRLEGKTDQEKFKALEWGLRTWDQWHFNECDDRFGDDWPGRIPAQLVAHTLFYFTEPGDLVLDPMAGGGVVPDVCLAFERKCRAFDLAPSEGRPEIEYHHWNPQKRTWPLDKKPDLIFFDPPYYTKKAKEYEQKAGKAAPSISSFTKKAYEAFFKDFFFLAHENTNPGATLAFLNADWYDFESTPAAQEDPGRSITLFDYHRLLTQTGWKVIRRIECPLSTERLTGNQVQKMQDSRILGTTGRTLLIARRT